ATCAGTATTTAGCGCAATGCCTCGGTTCTGAAAATGAAAATTCGATTGGACATGCACATCAATTCAAAGGAATTCATAAAGGAGGTTCCTACATTGCCTGTGAGATAACCGTATGGCGTGATGATGATTCTCATAGACAGAACCGTTATATAGGCATCATTAGAGATATTACTGAGCATTTGAAATCAAAAAACAAATTAGGTGAATATTTAGAGCGGCTCAAGCAATCTCGTAAACAACTCAAAAGAAAAATTCATGAACTTAAGTCAGCTCAGAAGGTTGTTGCACGGGCCAACCAGGCAAAAAGTGAATTTTTAGCAAACATGAGTCATGAAGTTCGCACTCCAATGACTGCTATCTTGGGGTATTCTGAAGCATTAAAAGAAAAACTTGATTCGAAAGATAATCTCGAGTTTATCGACATTATTCAAAAAAATGGATCACACCTTTTACAGGTGATTAACGATATTCTTGATATTTCAAAGATCGAGATGGGAAATTTTGAGATTATGAAAGTCGACTTTTCCCCGACGAAGATCTTGCAGGAAATCGTTGATGAGTTCGAATCGCAAGCCTCGCAAAAAGGTCTTAATCTCTACACAAGATATCATGATTTGATTCCTTCCTCAATTCAATCTGATCCATTAAGGATGAAGCAGGTTCTGATGAATCTAGTGAGCAATGCCATTAAATTCACCGAATCTGGAAGTGTTTATCTGGAGATTCGAATGTTGAGCCAATCTAAAGATGATAGGTTGTTACAATATATCGTATCAGATACGGGGATTGGAATTCCTAAGGAAAAAATGAAATATATCTTCGAACCTTTTGCTCAGGTTGATAGTTCTAGTTCAAGGAATTATGGAGGGACTGGGGTAGGACTGACTCTTAGCCATAAGCTTGTCCAATTGCTAGGCGGGAATTTATCCGTGCAATCAACTGTGAATCGGGGAAGTGTATTTACAGTGACTCTCAATGTAGATGAAAAAAATTTTTCGAGGCAATCTGATAAATCGAGCCAAAATTTCTGTACGAGTGGCGCTGTTAGAAGAGTGGAAAATAATCACGATGATAAAAATGTTTCCCCAGGTGCAAGAGGTAAAATTCTTCTAGTTGATGACACGAAAGAAATACGAAAATTATTTAGCTATATGTTGAATAAAATGGGGCTGGAAGTCGTGACTGCATCAAATGGAAAGGAAGCTGTTGATTTGGTGCATGAAGCGACAATAAAAGAAGATTTTTACCATCTGATTTTGATGGACATGCAAATGCCAGTCATGAATGGGTATGAAGCAACGCAGTTACTCAGGTCTCAAAAGAATCAGATTCCAATTATTGCAATTACGGCTCATACACTCGTTTCTGATAGAGAAAAATGTCTTGCCGCGGGCTGTACTGAATATCTAAGTAAACCCATCAAGTATGAAGTGCTACGTGAAGTAGTGCATCGTTACTTACCTCAAAAAAAAGAAGTACTTTCAAATTAAGTACGGTCAAGATCAGATGTCTGTCTGAAAGAATTTATGATCTGGTAGTAGAATTCTCAAGGAAGGGGACTCTGACACGACCAAAGCTCATTTCTAGCTAAAATCAATTTCTGTTTGTGATTGAGATCCTGGTAGAGAAATGTAAAAAGTGGTACCTCGGCTTTTGTTCGGACTAAACCACATTTTTCCACCAGATGCTTCTATCAAAGACCGGCTTAAAGACAGACCAATTCCGAGCCCTTCTTTTTTGCTTGTTGTAAAGGGGGTGAAAAGTCGATCTACGAATTGAGCTGGGATACCTTTTCCTGTATCTGTTACAGAAATCAAAATCATAGAGTCGTCAGCAGATGAAAGCGTAATAGTTAAAACTCTTGGTAATGTTGTTTCTTCCATCGCTTCAGCCGCATTTTTAAATAAATTCACGAGCACTTGCTCAATCTGAACACGATCCGCATAGACCGTAGCAAATTTTTTATCAGATGTGATCTTAACTTGGATTTGCCTTAAGCGTAATTCGTAATTAATTAACTGAAGTGCGCTTTGAATACTGGTATGTATGTTAAACAAAAATGATTGTTGTTTTCGCTTTCCTGCTAATAATTTTAATCTGCGTACAATTTCGCCTGAACGCAACGATTGTGCTTCTATTTTGCTTAGTAGTTCAGTTACATCCTGACCCTGTTCCAATAAAATTTTCATAGAAGAACTATAGTTGGAAATTGCGGTCAGTGGTTGATTAAGCTCATGTGATATACCTGCAGCCAGTTCTCCCATTACTGCCAAGCGTGAGGCATGAGCTAGCTCGTCGCGGTACTCCTGTGCCATTCTATTTGCCTCATATCTTTCTGTCACATCTTGAACAGTCCCATATAGAAGCAGTGTCTCTCCATCTGTGTTTTTTTTCAGTGCAGCTTGCTGATACACATGCCGTACCTCTCCATCTGACCGAATGATTCGATGTTCAATACTGAATGGAGAGTCGTTTTGAAGAGTATTAGTGACAACCTGATTAACGAGTTCTCGATCATCTGGATGAACAATTTGAAGAAATGCTTCATAGTTTGGTTGGAACTGTGAAGCATTTAAATCAAAAATTCGATAAACTTCTTCTGACCACCACACAGTATCGTCTTGAATATTCCATTCCCAACTTCCAACATGAGCTAGTCTTTGTGATTCAAAAAGCCGGGCGTGTGTGTTTTTCGTTTGAATATCAATATTTTTTTGATCGTTGATATCTTGAATAACAACCACAAGTTCATCTGCAAGGTAAGGGTGCAGATGAGCTTGAAACCAGCGATTTTGCTCATTGACTTTCAATCGATAATCAAATGAAGTTGTTTGCTTGGTTTTACTGAGTTTCAGAAATGCCGCTTCATATTTTTGAACGACATGCTTAGGTAAAATGTCCTGTACTTTTTTATTAAGGAATTGTTCAGTTGGCAGAATTGAATTTTTGTTTGCACCACTTTCATAACCTGCAATTGTACCATCATTTTTTATATGAAAGATTAAGTCTGGAATTGCTTTGAGCATGGCTTGAAGCTGCTCATTTTTTTTAATGAGTTCTTTTTCTGTGATCAAGCGGTCGGAAATATCAACAGCTGAGCTGATGATTTGTATGATGTTACCTTCAGCGTCATAGAGCGGGCTGAATGTGATATCAAGGCTCATCTTTTTTTCATCTGCCAATTTTACTTGTGTATCAAAACGGACTGTTTCTCCTGCCGTTGCTCGATGCATTGCTTGTTTTAATCGTTGCTGTACTTCAACAGAGTAGGACCACAATTCGGTTTTCCAGAAAATTTTACCAATTATGTCTGACTTTTTTAGTTTTACTGCATCAAGTAGCGACTGATTGGCTTCAAGAATAATCCCATCAATTGAATAGACTCCAACAAAAATAATTAAAGTGTCAAGGATGTCGTGCGTTCGACAGATCACTGTTTTCTGTTCATGCTCTATCTGTTTTTCTTCTGGGATATCCTGCTTGGAATCTGCATCGATTTGGAATGACTCTGAAATCTGATCCACTGAGTTGGTGTTCAATGAAGTTTGGGGAGAACCTGGTTCTATAATGTCTATACCCAAGTAGAGATTTGCAACAACTTGGTTTGCATCATTGATGAGAGGTGTTGAATGCCACTCGAGTTCCCGATAGTTTACCTTGCTTTTATTTGCGGTAAGTTTCTGTATTTCTGCGTTTAATGTTACATTGTCAAGCACTTGATTTGCAGAACCCGATAGCATTTTGAATTGATGATTTAACCAATCAAACTTTCGAGGGGATTCTGCGATGGAAACTGCTAGAGAGCAGCTTTCAAAAAAAGATCGTAATTGAATCTGGAGCTCATTTTTGAACCGAGACTGTCGTAAGCAAAGAAATCCAATCATTGTAGCTAGCCAGATCATACATAGTGAAATCACGCGATTTTCCCAGGTGGACTGAGGAGCTTCGACTCCTAAATCTGGAAAAGTACGAGAGAGTGTGAGTGCCGAACAAATACTGGCAGTAAGTAAGAGTGCCCATGTACGCTGGTAGCTAATGACAAGGACGATCACCACAGTATAGAAGATCGGAATCGCTATATTTGATGATACATGGAAGTCCATGAGAAAAATAAGAAGTGTGAGAATTATGATTACAGCAAGATGCCGGAAACTCTGTCGCTGTATGCGCATTAGCTATCCCTGTTTAATGAGCGAAGCAAATTGAATTTCATTCAAAGAAATTCATTTACATTTTTAGCTGGTCTGATTTTGGGGTATGCCTGAAGTACCAATCAGACTTTGGGACAGAGATATTTTATTATGACTATTCTAGACCAATTGATAAACCCCGCATTTTTGAAAATAGGTGAAAATCTCTGCCAGCGATCAGCTTTTTTTCGAAGT
The Gimesia aquarii DNA segment above includes these coding regions:
- a CDS encoding response regulator gives rise to the protein MTSHQVKLFDDYLARQILKFSIDVSVAIDELGVVLMASESVSRVFGWQPDEIVGENIRVFASESQLKQFDQYLAQCLGSENENSIGHAHQFKGIHKGGSYIACEITVWRDDDSHRQNRYIGIIRDITEHLKSKNKLGEYLERLKQSRKQLKRKIHELKSAQKVVARANQAKSEFLANMSHEVRTPMTAILGYSEALKEKLDSKDNLEFIDIIQKNGSHLLQVINDILDISKIEMGNFEIMKVDFSPTKILQEIVDEFESQASQKGLNLYTRYHDLIPSSIQSDPLRMKQVLMNLVSNAIKFTESGSVYLEIRMLSQSKDDRLLQYIVSDTGIGIPKEKMKYIFEPFAQVDSSSSRNYGGTGVGLTLSHKLVQLLGGNLSVQSTVNRGSVFTVTLNVDEKNFSRQSDKSSQNFCTSGAVRRVENNHDDKNVSPGARGKILLVDDTKEIRKLFSYMLNKMGLEVVTASNGKEAVDLVHEATIKEDFYHLILMDMQMPVMNGYEATQLLRSQKNQIPIIAITAHTLVSDREKCLAAGCTEYLSKPIKYEVLREVVHRYLPQKKEVLSN
- a CDS encoding PAS domain-containing protein, with protein sequence MIWLATMIGFLCLRQSRFKNELQIQLRSFFESCSLAVSIAESPRKFDWLNHQFKMLSGSANQVLDNVTLNAEIQKLTANKSKVNYRELEWHSTPLINDANQVVANLYLGIDIIEPGSPQTSLNTNSVDQISESFQIDADSKQDIPEEKQIEHEQKTVICRTHDILDTLIIFVGVYSIDGIILEANQSLLDAVKLKKSDIIGKIFWKTELWSYSVEVQQRLKQAMHRATAGETVRFDTQVKLADEKKMSLDITFSPLYDAEGNIIQIISSAVDISDRLITEKELIKKNEQLQAMLKAIPDLIFHIKNDGTIAGYESGANKNSILPTEQFLNKKVQDILPKHVVQKYEAAFLKLSKTKQTTSFDYRLKVNEQNRWFQAHLHPYLADELVVVIQDINDQKNIDIQTKNTHARLFESQRLAHVGSWEWNIQDDTVWWSEEVYRIFDLNASQFQPNYEAFLQIVHPDDRELVNQVVTNTLQNDSPFSIEHRIIRSDGEVRHVYQQAALKKNTDGETLLLYGTVQDVTERYEANRMAQEYRDELAHASRLAVMGELAAGISHELNQPLTAISNYSSSMKILLEQGQDVTELLSKIEAQSLRSGEIVRRLKLLAGKRKQQSFLFNIHTSIQSALQLINYELRLRQIQVKITSDKKFATVYADRVQIEQVLVNLFKNAAEAMEETTLPRVLTITLSSADDSMILISVTDTGKGIPAQFVDRLFTPFTTSKKEGLGIGLSLSRSLIEASGGKMWFSPNKSRGTTFYISLPGSQSQTEIDFS